A window from Schistosoma haematobium chromosome 1, whole genome shotgun sequence encodes these proteins:
- the GAPDH2_1 gene encoding Glyceraldehyde-3-phosphate dehydrogenase 2, variant 2 (EggNog:ENOG41035ZK~COG:G), whose protein sequence is MSRAKVGINGFGRIGRLVLRAAFHKNTVDIVSVNDPFINLEYMVYMIKRDSTHGNFQGEVSAEDGKLKVNGKLISVHFERDPRNIPWDKDGAEYVVESTGVFTTIDAAKAHTENNRAKKVIISAPSADAPMFVVGVNENSYDKSMSVVSNASCTTNCLAPLAKVIHDNFEIVEGLMTTVHSFTATQKVVDGPSSKLWRDGRGAMQNIIPASTGAAKAVGKVIPALNGKLTGMAFRVPTPDVSVVDLTCRLGKKATYDQIKAVVKAAASGPMKGILEYSDDEVVSSDFVGNSSSSIFDAKAGISLNDNFVKLISWYDNEFGYSCRVVDLITHMHKVDHA, encoded by the exons ATGTCGAGGGCAAAGGTTGGTATTAACGGTTTCGGTCGTATCGGGAGACTTGTGCTCCGCGCAGCTTTCCACAAGAACACCGTGGATATAGTTTCAGTGAATGACCCCTTCATAAATTTAGAGTACATGGTGTACATGATTAAACGTGATTCCACCCATGGGAATTTTCAAGGCGAGGTGTCGGCAGAAGACGGAAAATTAAAAGTCAATGGAAAGTTAATATCTGTTCATTTCGAAAGGGATCCAAGAAACATCCCATGGGATAAGGACGGGGCTGAATATGTCGTAGAGTCCACTGGAGTCTTTACGACCATTGATGCAGCTAAA GCTCATACTGAAAATAATCGAGCTAAAAAGGTTATAATATCTGCACCTTCTGCAGACGCACCCATGTTCGTTGTTGGTGTGAATGAAAATTCGTACGATAAGTCAATGTCTGTGGTTTCTAATGCATCATGTACAACCAATTGTTTAGCACCCCTGGCTAAGGTTATTCATGATAACTTCGAAATAGTTGAGGGCTTAATGACCACTGTGCACTCATTTACGGCTACGCAAAAGGTTGTGGACGGACCATCTTCAAAATTGTGGCGAGATGGTCGTGGAGCgatgcaaaatatcattccagCTTCTACTGGTGCTGCCAAAGCTGTAGGAAAAGTCATTCCAGCATTAAATGGAAAATTGACGGGAATGGCTTTCCGTGTACCGACACCGGACGTTTCAGTCGTTGATCTGACATGCAGATTAGGGAAGAAAGCTACCTATGATCAAATTAAGGCTGTGGTCAAAGCAGCTGCATCTGGACCAATGAAGGGGATTTTGGAATACAGTGATGATGAGGTCGTCAGTTCAGACTTTGTTGGAAATAGCAGTTCATCCATATTTGATGCGAAGGCTGGGATATCTCTTAACGACAACTTCGTGAAATTAATTTCATG GTACGATAATGAGTTTGGATACAGTTGTCGCGTAGTTGATCTCATCACGCACATGCATAAAGTTGACCATGCATAG